Proteins encoded by one window of Streptacidiphilus sp. PB12-B1b:
- the argH gene encoding argininosuccinate lyase, giving the protein MTNDVRLWGARFADGPSEALARLSASVHFDWRLAPYDIAGSKAHATVLHRAGHLSEDELGRMLDGLDTLLADVRSGAFTGTVADEDVHTALERGLLERLGPELGGKLRAGRSRNDQIATLGRMFLRDHARIIGGLVLDLQQALVALAEAHPDTAMPGRTHLQHAQPVLFAHHMLAHVQALGRDAERLRQWDTRTAVSAYGSGALAGSSLGLDPQFVAAELGFEGGSAANSIDGTASRDYVAEFAFVTAMIGVNLSRIAEEVIIWNTREFGFITLHDAFSTGSSIMPQKKNPDIAELARGKSGRLIGNLTGLLATLKALPLAYNRDLQEDKEPVFDSCDTLEVLLPAFTGMMATLTVHDERLEELAPAGFSLATDIAEWLVKQGTPFRVAHEVAGACVKFCEPRGLELSDLTDEQFAEISPLLTPGVRTVLTVHGAIASRDGRGGTAPSAVAAQLAEVKADLAAQLEWVEAKR; this is encoded by the coding sequence ATGACCAACGACGTACGCCTCTGGGGCGCCCGCTTCGCCGACGGCCCCTCCGAGGCCCTCGCCCGGCTCTCCGCCTCGGTCCACTTCGACTGGCGGCTGGCCCCCTACGACATCGCCGGCTCCAAGGCCCACGCCACGGTCCTGCACCGGGCCGGACACCTCTCCGAGGACGAACTGGGCCGGATGCTCGACGGCCTGGACACCCTGCTCGCCGACGTCCGCTCCGGAGCCTTCACCGGCACCGTCGCCGACGAGGACGTCCACACCGCCCTGGAACGCGGGCTGCTGGAGCGCCTCGGCCCCGAGCTCGGCGGCAAGCTGCGCGCCGGGCGCTCCCGCAACGACCAGATCGCCACCCTCGGCCGGATGTTCCTGCGCGACCACGCCCGGATCATCGGCGGCCTGGTGCTGGACCTCCAACAGGCCCTGGTGGCCCTGGCCGAGGCCCACCCGGACACCGCCATGCCCGGGCGCACGCACCTCCAGCACGCCCAGCCGGTGCTCTTCGCGCACCACATGCTCGCCCACGTGCAGGCGCTGGGCCGGGACGCCGAACGGCTGCGCCAGTGGGACACCCGCACCGCCGTCTCGGCCTACGGCTCGGGCGCGCTGGCCGGCTCCTCGCTGGGGCTCGACCCGCAGTTCGTCGCCGCCGAGCTCGGCTTCGAGGGCGGCTCCGCGGCCAACTCCATCGACGGTACGGCCTCGCGCGACTACGTCGCCGAATTCGCCTTCGTCACCGCGATGATCGGCGTCAACCTCTCCCGAATCGCCGAGGAGGTGATCATCTGGAACACCCGCGAGTTCGGCTTCATCACCCTGCACGACGCCTTCTCCACCGGCTCGTCGATCATGCCGCAGAAGAAGAACCCGGACATCGCCGAGCTGGCCCGGGGCAAGTCCGGCCGCCTCATCGGCAACCTCACCGGGCTGCTCGCCACGCTCAAGGCGCTGCCGCTCGCCTACAACCGGGACCTCCAGGAGGACAAGGAGCCGGTCTTCGACTCCTGCGACACCCTGGAGGTGCTGCTCCCGGCCTTCACCGGGATGATGGCCACCCTCACCGTCCACGACGAGCGCCTGGAGGAGCTGGCCCCGGCCGGGTTCTCGCTGGCCACGGACATCGCCGAGTGGCTGGTCAAGCAGGGCACGCCGTTCCGGGTGGCGCACGAGGTGGCCGGGGCGTGCGTGAAGTTCTGCGAACCGCGCGGCCTGGAGCTGTCCGACCTGACGGACGAGCAGTTCGCGGAGATCTCGCCGCTGCTGACCCCCGGCGTCCGCACCGTGCTCACCGTGCACGGAGCCATCGCCTCGCGCGACGGCCGCGGCGGCACCGCGCCCTCGGCGGTGGCGGCGCAGCTCGCCGAGGTCAAGGCGGACCTCGCGGCGCAGCTGGAGTGGGTGGAAGCCAAGCGCTGA
- a CDS encoding sigma-70 family RNA polymerase sigma factor — protein sequence MIPTALPPTALPPTGAHPAAAAPAAAPPTGADPALRETFLGLLRTLAAAHRLDPDDLEQQVWLRAAAEPRASLPVARLRALTLQEFQRARAEAEAEALTRCCPAQGRPARAAPEEASPEHRALAADQARALRAAAARLPSRCPDLVAALLESPVPGYQELAEELSIPRGSIGPTRARCLACLRRLLLRAGYGRPEHPPRPVRAAR from the coding sequence ATGATTCCCACCGCCCTGCCTCCCACCGCCTTGCCCCCCACCGGCGCCCACCCGGCTGCCGCGGCCCCCGCTGCCGCGCCGCCGACCGGCGCTGATCCCGCATTGCGGGAGACCTTCCTGGGCCTGCTGCGGACGCTCGCCGCCGCCCACCGGCTCGATCCGGACGACCTGGAGCAGCAGGTGTGGCTGCGCGCCGCCGCCGAGCCCCGGGCGTCGCTCCCGGTCGCCCGGCTCCGGGCGCTGACCCTGCAGGAGTTCCAGCGGGCCCGCGCCGAGGCCGAGGCCGAGGCGCTGACGCGGTGCTGCCCGGCGCAGGGCCGACCGGCCCGGGCCGCGCCCGAGGAGGCATCCCCCGAGCACCGGGCGCTGGCGGCCGACCAGGCCCGGGCGCTGCGCGCGGCCGCCGCCCGGCTTCCGTCCCGCTGCCCCGACCTGGTCGCCGCGCTGCTGGAGTCACCGGTGCCGGGCTATCAGGAGCTGGCGGAGGAGCTGTCCATACCGCGCGGCAGCATCGGGCCCACCCGTGCCCGCTGCCTGGCCTGTCTGCGACGGCTGCTGCTGCGGGCCGGGTACGGGCGGCCCGAGCACCCGCCCCGGCCGGTGCGTGCCGCCCGCTGA
- a CDS encoding GNAT family N-acetyltransferase produces MGMSVTTSIATEDDAERILKLQYLCYQSEAELYGDWAIEPLTQTLDSLRTELKERHVLVARLGDEVVGSVRGWADSDGVGRIGRLCVHPRMQRHGLGSRLVRGMEQRLAEGEQPVHAYRLFTGHLSHGNLRLYERLGYRRTQIEEVNTRLSFIGLEKPVQALAATA; encoded by the coding sequence ATGGGCATGAGCGTAACCACCTCGATAGCCACCGAAGACGACGCCGAGCGGATCCTCAAACTCCAGTACCTCTGCTACCAGAGCGAGGCGGAGCTGTACGGCGACTGGGCCATCGAGCCGCTGACGCAGACCCTCGACAGCCTCCGCACGGAGCTGAAGGAACGTCATGTGCTCGTCGCCCGACTCGGCGACGAGGTCGTCGGCAGCGTTCGTGGCTGGGCGGACTCGGACGGGGTGGGCCGCATCGGCCGCCTCTGCGTCCACCCGCGCATGCAGCGCCACGGCCTCGGCAGCCGGCTGGTCCGCGGCATGGAGCAGCGCCTGGCGGAGGGCGAGCAGCCGGTGCACGCGTACCGGCTGTTCACCGGCCACCTCAGCCACGGCAACCTGAGGCTCTACGAGCGCCTCGGCTACCGCAGGACCCAGATCGAGGAGGTCAACACCAGGCTCAGCTTCATCGGCCTGGAGAAGCCCGTGCAGGCGCTGGCCGCCACGGCCTAG
- a CDS encoding GNAT family N-acetyltransferase, with protein MTSSFPEISISTDRLVLRAFEPQDVPALTDMMADELVRTWTTVPHSYTAEDAAAWVSLLAPAERTQGRGLVLAVHEFLTQRLVGSVRLRATDWRLRSTEAELITAPWARGEGYAGEALRGVARWLFEAQRFERLELRTAAGNSAAQQVAQKVGCISEGVLRSAWIVRDGESAGRARTDLILWSLLPEDLDAIDPSEAEPDPNW; from the coding sequence ATGACGTCCAGCTTCCCCGAGATCTCGATCAGCACCGATCGCCTGGTGCTGCGGGCCTTCGAGCCGCAGGACGTGCCCGCGCTCACCGACATGATGGCCGACGAGCTCGTCCGCACCTGGACCACCGTCCCGCACTCCTACACCGCCGAGGACGCCGCCGCCTGGGTCTCGCTGCTCGCCCCGGCCGAGCGCACCCAGGGCCGGGGCCTGGTCCTGGCCGTGCACGAGTTCCTCACCCAGCGCCTGGTCGGCAGCGTCCGGCTGCGCGCCACCGACTGGCGGCTGCGCTCCACCGAGGCCGAGCTCATCACCGCCCCCTGGGCCCGCGGCGAGGGCTACGCCGGTGAGGCCCTGCGCGGCGTGGCGCGCTGGCTGTTCGAGGCCCAGCGGTTCGAACGGCTGGAGCTGCGGACCGCCGCCGGGAACAGCGCGGCCCAGCAGGTCGCCCAGAAAGTGGGCTGCATCAGCGAGGGAGTGCTGCGCAGCGCCTGGATCGTCCGGGACGGCGAGTCGGCCGGCCGGGCCCGTACCGACCTGATCCTGTGGAGCCTGCTGCCCGAGGACCTGGACGCGATCGACCCCTCCGAGGCGGAACCGGACCCGAACTGGTGA
- the cbiE gene encoding precorrin-6y C5,15-methyltransferase (decarboxylating) subunit CbiE: MADRVTVIGWDGSPLTRAAQAALDAATLVAGGNNQLRDLRLPPGAERMALGSVTLVARRIADHRGAAVVVAEGDPGFFGVVRTLRRPEYGLELEVLPAVSSVAAAFARAGMPWDDAQVVSTHGRGLRRAANVCRANPKVGVLTSPGAGPSELALMLRDVHRTFVICEALGTPDENITVLTSDRVPDHLWRDPNVVIVIGGGPHSPDAASGWLAGRPLDFPGIERGWAAEAGQPVAPADVRGAEAAPEELPEPRLELPAAVRSLVLARLGPRPGDLLWDVGAGSGSLAVDAARAGAAVLAVDQDADACARIDVSARRYGVEVRTVHGTAPAVLADLPEPDVVLVRGDASVLRACLGRRPERVVALPRTLEQVEAVRRVLAEVGYATDGALVQSTPLAPLVGAGGRAEREPHPLAPVFVLWGDR; this comes from the coding sequence ATGGCCGACCGGGTCACGGTGATCGGCTGGGACGGGTCGCCACTGACCCGGGCCGCACAGGCGGCGCTCGACGCGGCGACCCTGGTCGCCGGTGGCAACAACCAGCTCCGCGACCTGCGGCTGCCTCCGGGGGCCGAGCGCATGGCGCTGGGCAGTGTCACGCTGGTCGCCCGGCGGATCGCGGACCACCGCGGCGCCGCCGTGGTCGTCGCCGAGGGCGATCCGGGCTTCTTCGGCGTGGTGCGCACCCTGCGCCGCCCCGAGTACGGGCTGGAGCTGGAGGTCCTGCCGGCCGTCTCCTCGGTCGCGGCGGCCTTCGCCCGCGCCGGGATGCCCTGGGACGACGCGCAGGTCGTCAGCACCCACGGCCGCGGGCTGCGGCGCGCCGCCAACGTCTGCCGGGCCAATCCCAAGGTCGGCGTGCTCACCTCGCCCGGCGCGGGCCCCTCCGAGCTGGCGCTGATGCTGCGCGACGTCCACCGCACCTTCGTCATCTGCGAGGCGCTCGGCACCCCGGACGAGAACATCACCGTCCTCACCTCCGACCGGGTGCCCGACCACCTGTGGCGCGACCCCAACGTGGTGATCGTCATCGGCGGCGGACCGCACAGCCCGGACGCCGCCTCCGGCTGGCTGGCCGGGCGTCCGCTCGACTTCCCCGGGATCGAGCGGGGCTGGGCGGCCGAGGCCGGGCAGCCGGTGGCCCCGGCCGACGTCCGCGGGGCCGAGGCCGCCCCGGAGGAGCTGCCCGAGCCGCGCCTCGAACTCCCGGCCGCCGTCCGCTCGCTGGTGCTGGCCCGGCTCGGGCCCCGCCCCGGCGACCTGCTCTGGGACGTCGGTGCCGGCAGCGGCTCCCTGGCCGTGGACGCCGCCCGCGCCGGGGCGGCGGTCCTGGCCGTCGACCAGGACGCGGACGCCTGCGCCCGGATCGATGTCAGTGCCCGCCGCTACGGTGTCGAGGTGCGGACGGTCCACGGGACCGCCCCGGCCGTCCTCGCCGACCTGCCCGAGCCCGATGTGGTCCTGGTCCGGGGCGATGCGTCGGTGCTGCGGGCCTGTCTGGGCCGCCGCCCGGAACGCGTCGTCGCCCTGCCGCGCACCCTGGAGCAGGTCGAGGCCGTGCGCCGGGTGCTGGCCGAGGTCGGCTACGCGACCGACGGCGCGCTGGTGCAGTCGACGCCGCTTGCGCCGCTGGTCGGAGCCGGTGGCCGGGCCGAGCGGGAGCCCCACCCGCTCGCACCCGTGTTCGTCCTGTGGGGCGACCGCTGA
- the cobT gene encoding nicotinate-nucleotide--dimethylbenzimidazole phosphoribosyltransferase has protein sequence MSDTGHVSTGGLPPAGDQATHVPFGADGSQPQGAVRPPYTFLDLPDGMDEEEDELLMPGPQGSWSESATREPVVQAQPEQTVLLSSVPAPAAPADPEPAAAQPQGEPIAPSWPPLNPPTAQQAAPEQPVVAAPRRPLHAGPPIPDPSMMTGQVPVRSLADRGPSSHGDSVLPTASAVAPHPGPEYLDHPAAEAAAPAAQPEAQAPAVAASPEPLPTVPVQLPSPASTLGGQQTPAPAVVQPEQAPSFEQPAPLSAPVPAPVPDAVSAPVPAQAAAPVAEPIQPVEAQPQPTTEPSPEPLPAPEAVPAAEAVAAPQAEPIQPDAQPQAQEPVEAPAQTPEQVQAPEQLQVPEQAQPQAQVEDQTQPQAVPASAEPIVPAPPAPPTAGGGGRIAAFMASPAPQLLPEPAAQAEPTAQPVPVPEAEPVAAEPAADAQPVAAAEPVAEAQEPAPAQAPAAAVTEAPVAEPPAADATAVGSGLLTGAAPAAPAPEPEPAAAPETPADPAAPLAEAAPEAAATAVAAEAEAEPGAEAEPEGEAEVQEAPEAAPLPDAAPAADAAPEAAIPEAAPEADAPDAAASEADEPGAFDGPAAPGYEDGMREAVHRVMRERRDIRNGFRPDPVPHDVLLRVLEAAHTAPSVGYSQPWDFVVIRSAKTRTRMHELAERQRDAYAESLPKGRAKQFKELKIEAILDTPVNIVVTADRTRGGRHTLGRHTQPQMAPYSAALAVENLWLAARAEGLGVGWVSFFDEVELVRELGLPEHLDVVAYLCVGYVNEFPAEPELAQAGWAKKRPLSWVVHEETYGRRALPGEEPRSVLQETLRGIRPLDAKALGEAWDRQKRMTKPAGSLGMLEIISAQLCGLSRKCPPPIPEPACVAVFAGDHGVHAQGVTHWPQEVTAQMVGNFLAGGAVVNAFANQLGAEVCVVDVGVASELPDAIDSGRTTGLLPRKVRPGTADMTTGPAMTREEALQAIEVGIETARDLVAAGNKALVTGDMGIANTTAAAALICVFTGEDPSVVTGRGTGINDETHARKVAVIREALELHQPDPADPVGVLAAVGGLEHAAIAGFLLGAASLRTPVILDGVIAGAAALVAKAIAPEVLAACIAGHRSAEPGHKAALAKLGLRPLIDLDLRLGEGTGALLALPLVQSAARAMHDVATFDSAGVTEKH, from the coding sequence ATGAGCGATACCGGCCACGTCTCGACTGGAGGGCTGCCTCCCGCCGGGGACCAGGCGACCCACGTCCCCTTCGGGGCCGACGGATCCCAGCCCCAGGGCGCGGTCCGGCCGCCGTACACCTTCCTCGACCTGCCGGACGGCATGGACGAGGAGGAGGACGAGCTGCTCATGCCCGGGCCGCAGGGCTCCTGGAGCGAGTCCGCCACGCGCGAGCCGGTCGTCCAGGCACAGCCCGAGCAGACGGTGCTGCTGTCGTCGGTGCCCGCCCCGGCCGCGCCCGCCGATCCGGAACCGGCCGCCGCCCAGCCGCAGGGGGAGCCCATCGCCCCCTCCTGGCCGCCGCTCAACCCGCCGACCGCCCAGCAGGCGGCGCCGGAGCAGCCCGTCGTGGCGGCCCCCCGGCGTCCGCTGCACGCCGGGCCGCCCATCCCGGACCCCTCGATGATGACCGGCCAGGTGCCGGTGCGCTCGCTCGCCGACCGCGGCCCCTCCAGCCACGGCGACTCGGTGCTGCCCACCGCTTCGGCGGTCGCCCCGCACCCCGGACCGGAGTACTTGGACCACCCCGCCGCCGAGGCGGCCGCCCCAGCGGCCCAGCCGGAGGCCCAGGCCCCGGCCGTGGCGGCCTCCCCGGAGCCGCTGCCCACCGTTCCGGTGCAGCTGCCCTCCCCGGCCAGCACCCTCGGCGGTCAGCAGACCCCGGCCCCGGCCGTGGTGCAGCCGGAGCAGGCGCCGTCGTTCGAGCAGCCCGCGCCGCTGTCCGCGCCCGTTCCCGCGCCGGTGCCTGACGCCGTGTCGGCCCCCGTCCCGGCGCAGGCCGCCGCGCCCGTCGCCGAGCCGATCCAGCCGGTCGAGGCACAGCCCCAGCCGACGACCGAGCCGTCGCCCGAACCGCTGCCCGCCCCGGAGGCTGTTCCGGCGGCCGAGGCCGTGGCCGCGCCGCAGGCAGAACCGATCCAGCCGGACGCCCAGCCGCAGGCCCAGGAGCCCGTCGAGGCCCCGGCCCAGACGCCCGAGCAGGTCCAGGCGCCGGAGCAGTTGCAGGTCCCGGAGCAGGCCCAGCCTCAGGCTCAGGTCGAGGATCAGACTCAGCCGCAGGCCGTCCCGGCCTCGGCGGAGCCCATCGTTCCGGCGCCGCCCGCGCCGCCGACTGCCGGTGGCGGCGGCCGGATCGCGGCGTTCATGGCCTCCCCGGCCCCGCAGTTGCTCCCCGAGCCCGCCGCCCAGGCCGAGCCCACTGCCCAGCCCGTGCCCGTGCCCGAGGCCGAGCCCGTGGCCGCCGAGCCTGCTGCCGACGCCCAGCCCGTGGCGGCCGCCGAGCCGGTCGCCGAGGCCCAGGAGCCCGCGCCCGCGCAGGCCCCTGCCGCAGCCGTGACCGAGGCGCCCGTCGCCGAGCCGCCCGCCGCCGATGCCACCGCCGTCGGCTCCGGCCTGCTCACCGGAGCCGCCCCGGCCGCCCCCGCTCCCGAGCCGGAGCCCGCTGCTGCGCCGGAGACCCCCGCCGACCCGGCCGCACCCCTCGCCGAGGCCGCACCGGAAGCCGCCGCCACCGCAGTCGCGGCTGAAGCCGAAGCCGAACCTGGAGCCGAAGCCGAACCTGAAGGTGAAGCCGAGGTACAGGAGGCGCCCGAGGCCGCGCCCCTGCCCGACGCCGCCCCGGCCGCCGACGCCGCCCCCGAGGCCGCCATTCCTGAGGCGGCCCCCGAGGCCGACGCCCCGGACGCCGCTGCCTCCGAAGCGGACGAGCCCGGCGCCTTCGACGGCCCCGCCGCTCCCGGCTACGAGGACGGGATGCGCGAGGCCGTGCACCGCGTCATGCGCGAGCGCCGCGACATCCGCAACGGATTCCGCCCCGACCCCGTCCCGCACGACGTGCTGCTCCGGGTCCTGGAGGCCGCGCACACCGCGCCCAGCGTCGGCTACTCCCAGCCCTGGGACTTCGTGGTGATCCGCTCCGCGAAGACCCGCACCCGGATGCACGAGCTGGCCGAGCGGCAGCGCGACGCCTATGCCGAGTCGCTCCCCAAGGGCCGGGCCAAGCAGTTCAAGGAACTGAAGATCGAGGCGATCCTCGACACCCCGGTCAACATCGTGGTGACCGCCGACCGCACCCGGGGCGGCCGGCACACCCTCGGTCGGCACACCCAGCCGCAGATGGCCCCCTACTCCGCCGCCCTGGCCGTGGAGAACCTCTGGCTGGCCGCCCGGGCGGAGGGGCTCGGCGTCGGCTGGGTCAGCTTCTTCGACGAGGTCGAGCTGGTCCGCGAGCTGGGCCTGCCCGAGCACCTGGACGTCGTCGCCTACCTCTGCGTCGGCTACGTCAACGAGTTCCCGGCCGAGCCGGAGCTGGCCCAGGCCGGCTGGGCCAAGAAGCGCCCGCTGTCCTGGGTGGTGCACGAGGAGACCTACGGCCGCCGCGCCCTGCCCGGCGAGGAGCCGCGCAGCGTCCTGCAGGAGACCCTGCGCGGCATCCGGCCGCTGGACGCCAAGGCGCTCGGCGAGGCATGGGACCGGCAGAAGCGGATGACCAAGCCCGCCGGATCGCTCGGCATGCTGGAGATAATCTCCGCGCAGCTGTGCGGGCTCTCCCGGAAGTGCCCGCCGCCGATCCCCGAGCCCGCCTGCGTCGCCGTCTTCGCGGGCGACCACGGGGTGCACGCCCAGGGCGTCACGCACTGGCCGCAGGAGGTGACCGCCCAGATGGTGGGCAACTTCCTGGCCGGGGGCGCGGTCGTCAACGCCTTCGCCAACCAGCTCGGCGCGGAGGTGTGCGTCGTGGACGTCGGCGTGGCCTCCGAGCTGCCGGACGCCATCGACTCCGGCCGCACCACCGGCCTGCTGCCGCGCAAGGTCCGCCCGGGCACGGCCGACATGACCACCGGCCCGGCGATGACCCGCGAGGAGGCCCTGCAGGCCATCGAGGTCGGCATCGAGACCGCCCGCGATCTGGTCGCGGCCGGGAACAAGGCCCTGGTCACCGGTGACATGGGGATCGCCAACACCACCGCGGCCGCCGCGCTGATCTGCGTCTTCACCGGCGAGGACCCGTCCGTGGTGACCGGCCGGGGCACGGGCATCAACGACGAGACCCACGCCCGCAAGGTGGCCGTGATCCGCGAGGCGCTGGAACTGCACCAGCCGGACCCGGCCGACCCGGTCGGCGTGCTGGCGGCGGTCGGCGGCCTGGAGCACGCCGCGATCGCCGGGTTCCTGCTGGGCGCGGCCAGCCTGCGCACTCCGGTCATCCTGGACGGGGTGATCGCCGGCGCCGCCGCCCTGGTCGCCAAGGCCATCGCGCCCGAGGTGCTGGCTGCCTGCATCGCCGGGCACCGCTCCGCCGAACCCGGCCACAAGGCGGCCCTGGCCAAGCTCGGCCTGCGCCCGCTGATCGATCTGGACCTGCGGCTCGGCGAGGGCACCGGCGCGCTGCTGGCCCTTCCCCTGGTGCAGTCCGCCGCCCGGGCGATGCACGATGTAGCTACCTTTGACTCGGCCGGGGTCACCGAGAAGCACTAG
- the cobA gene encoding uroporphyrinogen-III C-methyltransferase, giving the protein MHHDAAAPYPVGLRLAGRRVVVLGGGQVAQRRLPALLAAGAEVHLISPHTTPAVQAMADAGELTWHARGYAPGDLADSWYVLAATSDPEVNAAVAAEAEADRTFCARADDAAGSTAWTPASGRQDGTTVAVLSGDPRRSAALRDAIVGELRDGTLAAARHRGRTPGVALVGGGPGDPDLITVRGRRLLAEADVVIADRLAPRELLDELGPHVEVIDAAKIPYGRYMAQEAINAALIEHAKAGKFVVRLKGGDPYVFGRGMEELIALTEVGIPVTVVPGISSSISVPAAAGIPVTHRGVTHEFTVISGHVAPEDPRSLVNWDAAARMQGTLVLLMAVERIAAIAAALVAGGRSPQTPVAVVQEGTTANQRRVDATLATVADVVAAEQIRPPAVVVVGDVVGLAG; this is encoded by the coding sequence ATGCACCACGACGCTGCCGCCCCCTACCCCGTAGGTCTGCGGCTGGCCGGCCGCCGAGTCGTCGTCCTCGGCGGCGGACAGGTCGCCCAGCGTCGGCTGCCCGCGCTGCTCGCGGCCGGGGCCGAGGTGCACCTGATCTCCCCGCACACCACCCCCGCCGTCCAGGCCATGGCCGACGCCGGGGAGCTGACCTGGCACGCCCGCGGATACGCCCCCGGCGACCTGGCCGACAGCTGGTACGTGCTGGCCGCCACCAGCGACCCGGAGGTCAACGCCGCCGTCGCCGCCGAGGCCGAGGCCGACCGCACCTTCTGCGCCCGCGCCGACGACGCCGCCGGCTCCACCGCCTGGACCCCGGCCAGCGGACGGCAGGACGGCACCACCGTCGCCGTCCTCTCCGGCGACCCGCGCCGCTCCGCCGCGCTGCGCGACGCCATCGTCGGCGAGCTGCGCGACGGCACCCTGGCCGCCGCCCGCCACCGCGGCCGGACCCCGGGCGTGGCCCTGGTCGGCGGCGGCCCGGGCGACCCGGATCTGATCACCGTCCGCGGGCGGCGGCTGCTCGCCGAGGCCGACGTGGTCATCGCCGACCGCCTGGCCCCCCGCGAGCTCCTGGACGAACTCGGCCCGCACGTCGAGGTCATCGACGCCGCCAAGATCCCGTACGGCCGCTACATGGCCCAGGAGGCCATCAACGCCGCGCTGATCGAGCACGCCAAGGCGGGCAAGTTCGTGGTGCGGCTCAAGGGCGGCGACCCCTACGTCTTCGGCCGCGGCATGGAGGAGCTGATCGCGCTGACCGAGGTGGGCATCCCGGTCACCGTCGTGCCCGGCATCTCCAGCTCCATCAGCGTGCCCGCCGCCGCCGGCATCCCGGTCACCCACCGGGGCGTCACGCACGAATTCACCGTCATCTCCGGCCACGTGGCCCCCGAGGACCCCCGCTCCCTGGTGAACTGGGACGCCGCAGCCAGGATGCAGGGGACGCTGGTGCTGCTGATGGCCGTGGAGCGGATAGCCGCCATCGCCGCCGCCCTGGTCGCGGGCGGGCGCTCCCCGCAGACGCCGGTCGCCGTCGTCCAGGAGGGCACCACCGCCAACCAGCGCCGGGTGGACGCCACCCTGGCCACCGTCGCCGACGTCGTCGCGGCCGAGCAGATCCGGCCCCCGGCCGTGGTCGTGGTCGGCGACGTCGTCGGCTTGGCAGGCTGA
- a CDS encoding RNA methyltransferase: MAELITIEDPNDPRLNDYVALTDVELRRRREPEEGLFIAEGEKVIRRARAAGYRMRSMLLSAKWIDVMRDVIDEVPAPVYAVAPELAEQVTGYHVHRGALASMQRKPLRDAGELLAGARRVAVLEGIVDHANMGAVYRSAAALGMDAVLLSPDCADPLYRRAVKVSMGTVFSVPYATLDPWPRALETLRDAGFSLLALTPHPDAVPLPEVQPKLLDRCAVLLGSEGNGLTTEALRAADAWARIPMAQGIDSLNIAAAAAVSFYALAQQQERQPQR, encoded by the coding sequence GTGGCCGAACTCATCACCATCGAGGACCCGAACGACCCCCGCCTGAACGACTACGTCGCCCTGACCGACGTCGAGCTGCGCCGCCGCCGCGAACCGGAGGAGGGCCTGTTCATCGCCGAGGGCGAGAAGGTCATCCGCCGGGCCCGCGCCGCCGGCTACCGGATGCGTTCGATGCTGCTCTCCGCCAAGTGGATCGACGTCATGCGGGACGTCATCGACGAGGTCCCCGCGCCGGTCTACGCCGTGGCGCCGGAGCTGGCCGAGCAGGTCACCGGCTACCACGTGCACCGGGGCGCGCTGGCCTCCATGCAGCGCAAGCCGCTGCGCGACGCCGGGGAGCTGCTGGCGGGCGCGCGCCGGGTGGCCGTGCTCGAAGGCATCGTCGACCACGCCAACATGGGCGCCGTCTACCGCAGCGCGGCCGCGCTGGGCATGGATGCGGTCCTGCTCTCGCCCGACTGCGCCGACCCGCTCTACCGGCGCGCCGTCAAGGTGTCCATGGGCACGGTCTTCTCGGTCCCGTACGCCACCCTCGACCCGTGGCCGCGCGCCCTGGAGACGCTCCGCGACGCCGGCTTCTCGCTGCTCGCGCTCACCCCGCACCCCGACGCCGTGCCGCTGCCCGAGGTCCAGCCCAAGCTGCTGGACCGCTGCGCGGTGCTGCTGGGCTCCGAGGGCAACGGCCTGACCACGGAGGCGTTGCGCGCCGCCGACGCCTGGGCACGCATCCCGATGGCGCAGGGCATCGACTCGCTGAACATCGCCGCGGCCGCCGCCGTCAGCTTCTACGCCCTGGCCCAGCAGCAGGAGCGGCAGCCGCAGCGGTAG